Proteins encoded together in one Prionailurus viverrinus isolate Anna chromosome B1, UM_Priviv_1.0, whole genome shotgun sequence window:
- the DUSP4 gene encoding dual specificity protein phosphatase 4, with protein MVTVEELREMDCSVLKRLMNREENGGGAGGSGSHGAFGLLSGGKCLLLDCRPFLAHSAGYIRGSVNVRCNTIVRRRAKGSVSLEQILPAEEEVRARLRSGLYSAVIVYDERSPRAESLREDSTVSLVVQALRRNAERTDICLLKGGYERFSSEYPEFCSKTKALATIPPAVPPSTAESLDVGCGSCGTPLHDQGGPVEILPFLYLGSAYHAARRDMLDALGITALLNVSSDCPNHFEGHYQYKCIPVEDNHKADISSWFMEAIEYIDAVKDCRGRVLVHCQAGISRSATICLAYLMMKKRVRLEEAFEFVKQRRSIISPNFSFMGQLLQFESQVLATSCAVEAASPSGPLRERGKATPTPTSQFVFSFPVSVGVHSAPSSLPYLHSPITTSPSC; from the exons ATGGTGACGGTGGAGGAGCTGCGGGAGATGGACTGCAGCGTGCTCAAAAGGCTGATGAACCGGGAAGAGaacggcggcggcgcgggcggcaGCGGCAGCCACGGAGCCTTTGGGCTGTTGAGCGGCGGTAAGTGCCTGCTCCTGGACTGCAGACCGTTCCTGGCGCACAGCGCGGGCTACATCCGAGGCTCGGTCAACGTGCGCTGCAACACCATCGTGCGGCGGCGGGCCAAGGGCTCGGTGAGCCTGGAGCAGATCCTGCCCGCGGAGGAGGAGGTGCGCGCCCGCCTGCGCTCCGGCCTCTACTCGGCGGTCATAGTCTACGACGAGCGCAGCCCGCGCGCGGAGAGCCTCCGCGAAGACAGCACCGTGTCGCTGGTAGTGCAAGCGCTGCGCCGCAACGCCGAGCGCACCGACATCTGCCTGCTCAAAG GTGGCTATGAGAGGTTTTCTTCCGAGTACCCAGAATTCTGTTCCAAAACGAAGGCCCTGGCAACCATCCCACCTGCTGTTCCCCCCAGCACTGCTGAGTCCTTGGACgtgggctgtggctcctgtggaaCCCCGCTGCACGACCAG GGGGGTCCTGTGGagatccttcccttcctctacctCGGCAGTGCCTACCACGCTGCCCGGAGGGACATGCTGGACGCGCTGGGGATCACGGCCCTGTTGAATGTCTCCTCCGATTGCCCGAACCACTTTGAAGGCCACTATCAGTACAAGTGCATTCCCGTGGAAGACAACCACAAGGCAGACATCAGCTCCTGGTTCATGGAAGCCATTGAGTACATCG ATGCCGTGAAGGACTGCCGCGGCCGGGTGCTGGTGCACTGCCAGGCGGGCATCTCGCGCTCGGCCACCATCTGCCTGGCCTACCTGATGATGAAGAAGCGGGTGAGGCTGGAGGAGGCCTTCGAGTTCGTCAAGCAGCGGCGGAGCATCATCTCGCCCAACTTCAGCTTCATGGGGCAGCTGCTGCAGTTCGAGTCGCAGGTGCTGGCCACGTCCTGCGCCGTGGAGGCCGCCAGCCCCTCGGGGCCCCTGCGGGAGCGGGGCAAGGCCACCCCCACGCCCACCTCGCAGTTTGTCTTCAGTTTCCCGGTGTCGGTGGGCGTGCACTCGGCCCCCAGCAGCCTGCCCTACCTGCACAGCCCCATCACCACGTCCCCCAGCTGCTAG